A window of Polaribacter litorisediminis contains these coding sequences:
- the folE gene encoding GTP cyclohydrolase I FolE, translated as MNDDRIEEIGENHVATSAKTPLRADAFDISDEEKIKKIQESVKDILTTLGMDLTDDSLQGTPKRVAKAFVNEIFMGLNPKNKPKASTFDNNYNYGEMLVEKNIVVYSTCEHHLLPIIGRAHVAYISGGKVIGLSKMNRIVEYFAKRPQVQERLTMQVVQAMQEALGVQDVACVIDAKHLCVNSRGIKDIESSTVTAEFGGKFKEKDTKREFLDYLKMDTDFD; from the coding sequence ATGAATGACGACAGAATAGAAGAAATAGGAGAGAACCACGTAGCAACTTCTGCAAAAACGCCATTAAGAGCCGATGCTTTTGATATTTCTGACGAAGAAAAAATTAAAAAAATCCAAGAAAGTGTTAAAGATATCTTAACCACCTTAGGGATGGATTTAACAGATGATAGTTTACAAGGAACTCCCAAAAGAGTTGCCAAAGCATTTGTAAATGAGATTTTTATGGGATTGAATCCTAAAAATAAGCCAAAAGCATCTACGTTTGATAATAATTACAATTATGGTGAAATGTTAGTGGAAAAAAACATTGTTGTTTATTCTACTTGCGAACATCATTTATTGCCCATTATTGGACGAGCACATGTTGCTTATATTTCTGGAGGTAAGGTAATTGGTTTATCTAAAATGAATAGAATTGTGGAATATTTTGCAAAAAGACCACAGGTTCAAGAACGTTTAACAATGCAAGTCGTGCAAGCAATGCAAGAAGCTTTAGGAGTGCAAGATGTTGCTTGCGTAATTGATGCTAAACATTTATGTGTAAATTCTAGAGGCATAAAAGACATAGAAAGTTCTACCGTAACGGCAGAGTTTGGTGGTAAATTTAAGGAAAAAGATACAAAAAGAGAATTTCTTGATTATTTAAAAATGGATACCGATTTTGATTAA
- the hisS gene encoding histidine--tRNA ligase has protein sequence MKPSIPKGTRDFSPTEVANRSYIMSTIKTSFETFGFQPIETPSFENSSTLMGKYGEEGDRLIFKILNSGDYLSKADEKLLATKDSLKVTGQISEKALRYDLTVPFARYVVQHQNEITFPFKRYQIQPVWRADRPQKGRFREFFQCDADVVGSKSLWQEVEFVKLYDTVFTHLGLLDTTIKINNRKILSGIAEVIGAQDKLIDFTVALDKLDKIGQEKVEQEMLSKGITVEAIQKVQPLFSFDGNNEENLDALEKMLATSKEGTKGVEELRFVINSVEVLGLKSANLEVDVTLARGLNYYTGAIFEVSAPKGVKIGSIGGGGRYDDLTGIFGLKDVSGVGISFGLDRIYLVLEELGLFKAVSLPKPKVLFVNFGEAEALYCMKAITLLRENNVKSELFPDAAKMKKQMNYANKREIEFVVLVGSQEMEKQEFTLKNMILGEQTNCSLSELVETLK, from the coding sequence ATGAAACCAAGCATCCCAAAAGGAACAAGAGATTTTTCACCAACAGAAGTAGCAAATCGTTCATATATAATGAGCACGATTAAAACTTCTTTTGAAACCTTCGGATTTCAACCTATAGAAACACCAAGTTTTGAAAATTCATCAACCTTAATGGGGAAATATGGTGAAGAAGGAGATCGCTTGATTTTTAAAATTTTGAATTCTGGGGATTATTTATCCAAAGCTGATGAAAAATTATTAGCGACAAAAGATAGTTTAAAAGTTACTGGTCAAATTTCCGAAAAAGCACTTCGTTATGACCTCACAGTTCCTTTTGCAAGATATGTAGTACAACATCAAAATGAAATTACATTTCCTTTTAAACGGTATCAAATTCAGCCTGTTTGGCGAGCAGATAGACCTCAAAAAGGACGTTTTAGAGAGTTTTTTCAATGTGATGCCGATGTGGTTGGTAGTAAATCTTTATGGCAAGAAGTTGAGTTTGTAAAATTATATGATACTGTTTTTACTCATTTAGGTTTGTTAGATACTACCATTAAAATTAATAATAGAAAAATATTATCTGGAATTGCAGAAGTGATTGGTGCCCAAGATAAATTAATTGATTTTACAGTAGCTTTAGATAAATTAGATAAAATTGGTCAGGAAAAAGTAGAGCAAGAAATGTTGTCTAAAGGAATTACTGTTGAAGCAATTCAAAAAGTACAACCGTTGTTTTCCTTTGATGGCAATAATGAAGAGAATTTAGACGCTTTAGAAAAAATGTTAGCAACATCCAAAGAAGGAACAAAAGGAGTTGAAGAGTTGCGCTTTGTGATAAATTCTGTGGAAGTCTTAGGCTTAAAATCTGCTAATTTAGAAGTTGATGTTACCTTAGCAAGAGGTTTAAATTATTATACAGGTGCTATTTTTGAAGTTTCTGCACCAAAGGGTGTTAAAATAGGTTCTATTGGCGGCGGTGGTAGATATGATGATTTAACAGGTATTTTTGGTTTAAAAGATGTTTCGGGAGTCGGAATTTCTTTTGGATTGGATAGAATCTATCTAGTTTTAGAAGAGTTAGGTTTGTTTAAAGCGGTTAGTTTACCAAAACCAAAAGTATTGTTCGTCAATTTTGGGGAAGCTGAAGCTTTGTATTGTATGAAAGCAATAACTTTACTAAGAGAAAACAATGTGAAATCAGAACTTTTTCCGGATGCTGCTAAAATGAAAAAACAAATGAATTACGCAAATAAACGTGAAATTGAATTCGTTGTTTTAGTAGGATCTCAAGAAATGGAAAAACAAGAATTTACCCTAAAAAATATGATTTTAGGAGAACAAACAAATTGTTCTTTATCAGAATTGGTGGAAACATTGAAATAA
- a CDS encoding YihY/virulence factor BrkB family protein translates to MSKEIKDKLEKIPILNILVRFGKKIKIPGLEGMSLYDVLEMYIIGIIEGALTTRASGIAYSFFMAIFPFLLFILTLIPFVPIPGAQEGLLSLIADVLPPKTFDAVDSVLVDIIKNQYGGLLSFGFIGSIFLMTNGINAIFGGFEYSYHIKEVRNSVRSYFIAMLVSIVIVVFLLITVVLIIFIELVLQEFVTIGWLEDNLIWVQLGRGIIFILMIFMTVSMLYLYGTKEGKHSRFFSPGAFFTTILSILTFYLFGYYVNEFAKYNELYGSIGTLLILMLFIWLNSIILLLGFELNASINALRNQNKSDTISKEL, encoded by the coding sequence ATGAGCAAAGAAATTAAAGACAAACTAGAAAAAATACCAATTTTAAATATTTTGGTAAGATTCGGGAAGAAAATTAAAATTCCAGGATTAGAAGGCATGTCTTTATATGATGTCTTAGAAATGTATATTATTGGTATTATTGAAGGCGCTTTAACCACAAGGGCAAGCGGAATTGCCTACAGTTTTTTTATGGCGATTTTCCCGTTTTTGTTATTCATACTTACGTTAATTCCGTTTGTACCCATACCAGGAGCTCAAGAAGGTTTACTATCTTTAATAGCAGATGTGTTGCCGCCAAAAACATTTGATGCCGTAGATTCTGTTTTGGTTGATATTATTAAAAACCAATATGGAGGCTTGTTGTCTTTTGGTTTTATTGGATCCATTTTTTTAATGACCAATGGTATCAATGCAATATTTGGCGGGTTCGAATATTCCTATCATATTAAGGAAGTAAGAAACAGTGTTAGATCTTATTTTATAGCCATGTTAGTATCTATTGTGATTGTTGTTTTCTTGCTCATTACTGTAGTTTTAATCATATTTATCGAATTAGTTTTACAAGAATTTGTAACAATTGGTTGGCTAGAAGATAATTTAATTTGGGTGCAATTGGGGCGTGGAATTATTTTTATACTCATGATTTTTATGACCGTTTCAATGCTCTATTTATACGGAACAAAAGAAGGAAAACATTCTAGATTCTTTTCTCCTGGTGCATTTTTTACTACTATTTTATCAATTTTAACCTTTTATTTATTTGGTTATTATGTAAACGAATTTGCTAAATATAACGAGTTATATGGCTCTATTGGTACGCTTTTAATTTTAATGTTATTTATTTGGTTAAACTCAATCATTCTTTTACTTGGGTTCGAGTTAAATGCATCCATCAACGCATTAAGAAATCAAAATAAAAGTGATACAATCAGTAAAGAATTATAA
- a CDS encoding pentapeptide repeat-containing protein, with product MEDFFDSEAYSKIDFTKIKIKKGEYDNCTFSNCNFENVHASNIQFVECEFIHCNFSNAVVKDTAFKDVRFINCKMIGVKFNEVNQFLLQINFIDCQLNFSSFYQLKLSDTKFKNCNLEETDFTETRLINAVFDNCNLQGAIFDQTDLEKSDFRTASNFNINPQQNRLKNAKFSRNTIDGLLLNHKIIIE from the coding sequence ATGGAAGATTTTTTTGACAGCGAAGCATATTCAAAAATTGATTTTACCAAAATAAAAATCAAAAAAGGCGAATATGACAATTGTACATTTTCAAATTGTAATTTTGAGAACGTGCATGCTTCAAATATTCAGTTTGTAGAATGTGAGTTTATCCATTGTAATTTTAGCAACGCTGTTGTAAAAGATACCGCTTTTAAGGATGTACGTTTTATAAATTGTAAAATGATAGGAGTAAAGTTTAATGAGGTAAATCAGTTTTTATTACAAATAAACTTTATAGATTGTCAATTAAATTTCTCTTCTTTTTATCAATTAAAACTTTCTGATACAAAGTTTAAAAATTGTAATTTAGAGGAAACAGATTTTACTGAAACTAGGTTGATAAATGCTGTTTTTGACAACTGTAATTTACAAGGAGCAATTTTTGATCAAACGGATTTAGAAAAATCAGATTTTAGAACTGCCTCTAATTTTAACATCAATCCGCAACAGAACCGATTAAAAAACGCAAAATTTAGTAGAAATACCATAGACGGACTTTTATTAAACCATAAAATTATTATTGAATGA
- the nadC gene encoding carboxylating nicotinate-nucleotide diphosphorylase has product MISTAQFEKELELIIKNAIREDVGDGDHTSLSCIPADAKGKAKLLVKDEGIIAGVEFAKQVFSYVDKDLEVETFIKDGTKVKFGDVVFHVSGKSQSILMAERLVLNAMQRMSAIATKTAFFVDLLKGTNTKILDTRKTTPGIRALEKWAVKIGGGENHRFALYDMIMIKDNHIDFAGGITAAITKTKKYLADKKLAIKIIVEARSLTEIKEILSNEGVYRILIDNFNYEDTKKAVQLIGDRCLTESSGGINEKTIRKYAECGVDFISSGALTHSVYNLDLSLKAL; this is encoded by the coding sequence ATGATATCGACAGCACAATTTGAAAAGGAATTAGAGTTAATTATAAAAAATGCAATTCGTGAAGATGTTGGAGATGGCGACCATACCTCACTTTCTTGCATTCCTGCGGATGCGAAAGGCAAAGCAAAATTGCTGGTAAAAGATGAAGGAATTATTGCTGGTGTGGAATTTGCAAAGCAAGTTTTTAGCTATGTTGATAAAGATTTAGAAGTAGAAACTTTTATAAAAGATGGTACAAAAGTAAAATTTGGCGATGTTGTTTTTCACGTTTCTGGCAAATCTCAATCTATTTTAATGGCAGAACGCTTGGTTTTAAATGCCATGCAAAGAATGAGCGCAATTGCTACAAAAACCGCTTTTTTTGTTGATTTATTAAAAGGAACCAACACAAAAATTTTAGATACTAGAAAAACAACCCCGGGAATTAGAGCATTAGAAAAATGGGCTGTAAAAATAGGAGGAGGGGAGAATCATAGATTTGCTCTTTACGATATGATCATGATTAAAGACAATCATATCGATTTTGCCGGTGGAATTACAGCAGCAATTACAAAAACAAAAAAATATTTGGCCGATAAAAAGTTAGCAATCAAAATAATTGTAGAAGCGAGAAGTTTAACAGAAATCAAAGAAATCCTTTCTAACGAAGGCGTATATAGAATTTTAATTGACAACTTTAATTATGAAGATACTAAAAAAGCAGTTCAGTTAATAGGAGATCGTTGTTTAACTGAATCTTCTGGCGGAATTAACGAAAAAACCATCAGGAAATATGCAGAATGCGGTGTCGATTTTATCTCATCAGGCGCCTTAACACATTCAGTTTATAATTTGGATTTGAGCTTAAAAGCGCTCTAA
- the rlmH gene encoding 23S rRNA (pseudouridine(1915)-N(3))-methyltransferase RlmH, protein MKIKLLAIGKTDHKNLIPLIHEYQNRLKHYVKFELEVIPDLKNVKNLSEVQQKEKEGELILSKLQNTDQLILLDDKGKHYTSIEFSKYLQKKMNAGLKQLVLVIGGPYGFSDAVYKKSQGKISLSKMTFSHQMIRLFIVEQLYRSFTILKNEPYHHE, encoded by the coding sequence ATGAAAATTAAATTGCTAGCCATTGGTAAAACGGATCATAAAAACTTAATTCCTTTGATTCATGAATATCAAAATCGTTTAAAACATTATGTAAAGTTTGAGCTAGAGGTTATTCCTGATCTTAAAAATGTAAAAAATTTAAGTGAAGTTCAGCAGAAAGAAAAAGAAGGAGAATTGATTTTATCGAAACTACAAAACACAGACCAGTTAATTTTGTTGGATGACAAAGGAAAACACTATACATCCATTGAATTTTCTAAATATTTACAAAAAAAAATGAATGCTGGCTTAAAACAATTAGTTCTAGTGATCGGCGGCCCTTATGGTTTTTCTGATGCTGTTTATAAAAAGTCACAAGGAAAAATATCACTCTCTAAAATGACATTTTCTCATCAAATGATTCGTTTATTTATTGTGGAGCAATTGTACAGAAGCTTTACGATTTTAAAGAATGAACCTTATCATCATGAATAA
- a CDS encoding helix-turn-helix domain-containing protein — MVLISLFQEFRQGIGASGKTMAIFSLVFWLVIFFKILISPEILFGLPILNSTLLKYNEIVSEKKEIVTTPDDNWILETSSKKTTQDEKLQEKIRANIKNYIYEVDQLSTEKLIFRNPKISQSDIAEKLGVPASHIVYLFKYHSKISFSEYRMNSRIQDAIELIKEGFLNTETFESLAYKTGFASYNPFFTAFKKITTYSPQEFLKLKQC; from the coding sequence ATGGTTTTAATTTCTTTATTTCAAGAATTTAGACAGGGTATAGGTGCTTCCGGAAAAACGATGGCTATTTTTTCGTTGGTGTTTTGGTTGGTTATTTTTTTTAAAATCTTAATATCTCCAGAAATATTATTTGGACTTCCGATATTGAATAGTACTTTATTAAAGTATAACGAAATTGTATCTGAAAAGAAAGAAATAGTAACCACCCCAGATGATAATTGGATATTAGAAACAAGTTCTAAAAAAACTACTCAAGATGAGAAATTACAAGAGAAGATTAGAGCAAACATTAAAAATTATATTTATGAAGTAGATCAATTGAGTACAGAAAAATTAATTTTTAGAAATCCAAAAATTTCTCAAAGTGATATTGCAGAAAAATTAGGAGTTCCTGCAAGTCATATCGTATATTTATTTAAATATCATTCTAAAATTTCTTTTTCAGAATATAGAATGAATAGTAGAATACAAGATGCCATAGAACTCATAAAAGAAGGTTTTTTAAATACAGAAACGTTTGAATCTTTAGCCTACAAAACAGGATTTGCATCTTATAACCCTTTCTTTACTGCTTTTAAAAAAATAACAACATATTCTCCTCAAGAGTTTTTAAAACTAAAACAATGTTAA
- a CDS encoding non-canonical purine NTP diphosphatase yields MKLVFATNNLNKLKEVQEMLPQSIQLLSLKDINYFNEVEETAITLEGNAKLKANDITIKFGFNCFADDTGLEVASLDGKPGVYSARFAGEPSNSENNMQKLLLELENKKTRKAQFRTAICLNIDKNQYIFEGICKGEILKEKQGEKGFGYDPIFKPEGFHQSFAEMSAEEKNKISHRGIAIQKLVRFLKNYK; encoded by the coding sequence ATGAAACTCGTCTTCGCAACCAACAACTTAAATAAACTGAAAGAAGTACAAGAAATGTTACCGCAATCAATTCAATTACTGAGTTTAAAAGACATTAATTATTTTAATGAAGTTGAAGAAACAGCCATAACTTTAGAAGGAAATGCAAAATTAAAAGCCAACGATATTACCATTAAATTTGGTTTTAATTGTTTTGCAGATGATACGGGTTTAGAAGTAGCAAGTTTAGATGGCAAACCTGGAGTATATTCTGCACGTTTTGCTGGTGAACCAAGTAATTCTGAAAATAACATGCAAAAATTATTATTAGAATTAGAAAATAAAAAAACGAGAAAAGCACAATTCAGAACGGCAATCTGTTTAAATATTGACAAAAATCAATATATTTTCGAAGGAATTTGTAAAGGTGAAATTCTAAAAGAGAAACAAGGCGAAAAGGGTTTTGGATATGATCCTATTTTTAAACCAGAAGGATTTCATCAATCTTTTGCAGAAATGAGTGCTGAAGAAAAGAATAAAATTTCACATCGGGGAATTGCCATTCAAAAATTAGTCAGATTTTTAAAGAACTATAAATAA
- a CDS encoding FecCD family ABC transporter permease — protein sequence MEQKLYTKHFIFLSVSLVILFFINISLGSVSIPTKEIINFLTGNSTSNESWDIILFNFRIPKAITAILVGSGLSISGLLMQTLFRNPLAGPFVLGISSGASLGVALLILGSSVFGGFFLSSAVSNWSLPIASSLGAFLVLSAVIIAANKVKNTMSILIIGLMFGSLTSAVISVLAYFSEAAKIQQYLFWSFGSLGNLSWNEISVFIMIYILGLLATLTIIKPLNSFLLGENYAKSLGINIKKSRIIILLITSVLTGVITAFSGPIAFVGLAVPHIARMFFTTSNHKILIPATAIIGAIILLICDAIAQLPTSEFTLPINAITSLFGAPVVIWLLMRKKKIFV from the coding sequence ATGGAACAAAAATTATACACAAAACACTTTATATTCTTATCAGTTTCGCTGGTGATTTTGTTTTTTATAAACATTAGTTTAGGCTCTGTTTCCATACCGACAAAAGAAATTATAAATTTCTTAACAGGTAATTCAACATCCAACGAAAGTTGGGATATTATTTTGTTTAATTTTAGAATTCCGAAAGCAATCACAGCTATTTTAGTGGGTTCAGGATTATCTATTTCTGGATTATTAATGCAAACCTTATTTAGAAATCCGTTAGCAGGCCCTTTTGTTTTAGGGATTTCTTCTGGCGCAAGTTTAGGCGTTGCGTTGTTAATTTTAGGTTCTTCGGTTTTTGGAGGATTTTTTCTAAGCAGTGCTGTTTCTAATTGGTCCTTACCAATTGCATCAAGTTTAGGTGCTTTTTTAGTATTATCAGCAGTAATTATTGCCGCTAATAAAGTTAAAAACACCATGTCTATTCTTATTATTGGTTTGATGTTTGGTAGTTTAACATCGGCGGTTATTAGTGTTTTAGCGTACTTTTCTGAGGCCGCAAAAATTCAGCAATATTTATTTTGGAGTTTTGGTAGTTTAGGAAATTTATCTTGGAACGAAATCAGTGTTTTTATCATGATATATATCCTTGGCTTATTAGCAACCTTAACCATTATAAAACCTTTAAATAGTTTTTTATTAGGAGAAAATTATGCAAAAAGTTTAGGCATCAATATAAAAAAAAGTAGAATTATTATTTTATTAATTACGAGTGTATTAACGGGCGTTATTACGGCTTTTTCCGGACCTATTGCTTTTGTAGGTTTGGCGGTTCCGCATATTGCCAGGATGTTTTTCACAACCTCTAATCACAAAATATTAATTCCGGCAACGGCAATCATTGGCGCAATTATTTTGTTAATTTGTGATGCTATTGCACAATTACCAACGAGCGAGTTTACCTTACCAATTAATGCAATTACCTCTCTTTTTGGAGCACCTGTGGTTATTTGGTTATTAATGAGAAAAAAGAAGATATTTGTATAA
- a CDS encoding ABC transporter ATP-binding protein, which translates to MKHQDKNIVLKTENLTIGYQSKKAQTIVASNLNLAIEKGKLVTVLGKNGIGKSTLLRTISKVQEPLNGNVFINTKNVKDFASKELAAVLSLVLTERLPESQMTVFELVALGRQPYTNWIDTLSDLDLQKIHWAIEQTEIEHLKNKFFFELSDGQLQRVLIARALAQDTDLIILDEPTAHLDLHHTIKIFSLLKKLVDETSKTIILSSHEVNLCIQFADEIVLFTNEKVQIGTPETLIHEDAFDDLFPKDIINFNRKLQQFIINKK; encoded by the coding sequence ATTAAACATCAAGATAAAAATATTGTCCTAAAAACTGAAAACCTAACCATAGGCTATCAATCTAAAAAAGCGCAAACTATTGTAGCTTCAAATCTTAATCTTGCTATTGAAAAAGGCAAACTAGTAACTGTTTTGGGTAAAAACGGAATTGGAAAATCTACTTTATTAAGAACCATTTCTAAAGTACAAGAACCTTTAAACGGAAATGTTTTTATCAATACTAAAAATGTAAAAGACTTTGCTAGCAAAGAACTCGCTGCTGTTTTAAGTTTGGTGTTAACAGAACGTTTACCCGAAAGTCAAATGACTGTTTTTGAACTCGTTGCACTCGGAAGACAACCCTATACAAATTGGATTGATACACTCTCTGATCTCGATTTACAAAAAATACATTGGGCCATAGAACAAACTGAAATTGAGCATTTAAAAAATAAGTTTTTTTTTGAATTGAGTGATGGTCAGTTACAACGTGTTTTAATTGCCAGAGCTTTGGCACAAGATACAGACCTTATTATTTTAGATGAACCCACTGCTCATTTAGATTTGCATCATACCATAAAAATATTTTCTTTACTGAAAAAATTAGTGGATGAGACTTCTAAAACCATTATTCTTTCGTCTCATGAAGTAAATTTATGCATTCAATTTGCAGATGAAATCGTTTTATTTACCAATGAAAAAGTTCAAATAGGCACCCCAGAAACCTTAATACATGAGGACGCTTTTGATGATTTATTTCCGAAAGATATTATTAATTTTAACAGAAAATTACAACAGTTTATCATAAACAAAAAGTAA
- a CDS encoding M28 family metallopeptidase, which yields MKKILYVASAIAFMACSSSKEASKNTDANVDQAEKYAATITAKELGTHLFTYASDEFEGRNTGEPGQKKAVEYLKNFYVTEGIISPLGGDDYFQEVPAEWINNNTRRGTFKDSENVVAFIEGSEKPEEIIVISAHLDHEGIKNGEIYNGADDDGSGTVALLEIAQAFQMATKTGKGPKRSILFLHVTGEEKGLLGSKYYADEDPLFPLANTVCNLNIDMVGRIDDRHKADPNYVYLIGSDKLSTELHELSEAVNKKYMNINLDYKYNDENDPNRFYYRSDHYNFAKNNVPIIFYFNGTHADYHRPTDTPDKINYELLENRARLVFHTAWEVANKETRIIADKAEVKEASTGK from the coding sequence ATGAAAAAAATACTTTATGTTGCTAGTGCTATCGCTTTTATGGCTTGTAGTTCTAGTAAAGAGGCATCTAAAAATACAGATGCAAATGTAGATCAGGCTGAAAAATATGCCGCAACAATTACTGCAAAAGAACTAGGAACACACCTTTTTACATATGCTTCAGATGAGTTTGAAGGAAGAAATACAGGTGAACCTGGTCAAAAAAAGGCAGTAGAATATTTAAAAAACTTTTATGTAACAGAAGGCATTATTTCCCCTTTAGGAGGCGATGATTATTTTCAAGAAGTACCCGCAGAATGGATAAATAATAACACGCGAAGAGGAACTTTTAAAGATTCTGAAAACGTCGTTGCTTTTATTGAAGGAAGCGAGAAACCAGAGGAAATTATCGTGATATCTGCTCATTTAGATCATGAAGGTATCAAAAATGGTGAAATTTATAATGGTGCAGATGATGATGGCTCTGGAACTGTAGCTCTTTTAGAAATTGCACAAGCTTTTCAAATGGCTACAAAAACGGGTAAAGGTCCTAAAAGATCAATTTTATTTTTACATGTAACGGGTGAAGAAAAAGGTTTATTAGGTTCTAAATATTATGCAGATGAAGATCCTTTATTTCCATTAGCAAATACTGTTTGTAATTTAAATATTGACATGGTTGGTAGAATTGATGACCGACACAAAGCAGACCCTAATTATGTTTATTTAATTGGTTCAGACAAATTAAGTACAGAATTGCACGAGTTGTCTGAGGCAGTGAATAAAAAATATATGAACATTAATCTAGATTATAAATATAATGATGAAAATGATCCTAATCGTTTTTATTACAGATCAGATCATTACAACTTTGCAAAAAACAATGTGCCCATTATTTTTTACTTTAATGGTACGCATGCAGATTACCATAGACCGACCGACACTCCAGACAAAATTAATTATGAGTTGTTAGAAAACAGAGCTCGTTTGGTTTTTCATACAGCTTGGGAAGTTGCTAATAAAGAAACTAGAATTATAGCTGATAAAGCGGAAGTTAAAGAAGCATCAACAGGAAAATAA
- the msrA gene encoding peptide-methionine (S)-S-oxide reductase MsrA: MKFIKPFFTIAISLLLISCLGFSKKEDSIKEKPLYIPSENTQIAYFASGCFWCVEAIFESVIGVEEAVSGYAGGQTKNPTYQSIGTGRTGHAETVAVYYNPKKVSFETLVTVFFGSHDPTTVNGQHPDYGTQYRSIAFYSNASEKKIIDDAIAKLNVEKYNGKIVTEVTKFTEFYKAEEYHQDFERRNPNQGYVKAVSVPRLNKFKSKFPELLKENKH; this comes from the coding sequence ATGAAATTTATAAAACCATTTTTTACCATTGCAATATCTCTCCTATTAATTTCTTGTTTGGGTTTCTCTAAAAAGGAAGATTCCATAAAAGAAAAGCCACTTTACATTCCTTCAGAAAATACTCAAATCGCATATTTTGCTAGTGGTTGTTTTTGGTGTGTAGAAGCTATTTTTGAAAGTGTAATAGGAGTAGAGGAAGCCGTTTCTGGTTATGCGGGCGGACAAACAAAAAATCCTACGTACCAATCAATCGGAACAGGAAGAACGGGGCATGCAGAAACTGTTGCTGTATATTACAATCCTAAAAAAGTGAGTTTCGAAACTTTAGTTACAGTTTTTTTTGGTTCTCATGATCCAACCACTGTAAACGGGCAACATCCAGATTATGGAACCCAATATCGTTCTATTGCTTTTTATTCCAATGCTTCTGAAAAGAAAATTATAGACGATGCGATTGCCAAATTAAATGTAGAAAAATACAATGGTAAAATAGTGACAGAGGTTACCAAGTTTACTGAATTTTATAAGGCTGAAGAATATCACCAAGATTTTGAAAGAAGAAACCCAAATCAAGGCTATGTAAAAGCAGTTTCTGTACCTAGATTAAATAAGTTTAAAAGTAAGTTTCCTGAATTGTTGAAGGAAAATAAGCATTAG